From the genome of Nitrososphaerota archaeon, one region includes:
- the sufB gene encoding Fe-S cluster assembly protein SufB, with the protein MPTKVDIVTEDYKEKYGFSDPIEEYAVKGVKGLSERVVQEIVRLHDEPAWMEQTRMKALKHFLDRKAPAWAPELADIDYQDFYYYARPTKKAADSWDQLPAYIKNTYDKLGIGEAEKKFLAGVGAIYESEAVYHSIQGELSKQGVVFTDTVTALKEYPEIMKKYFGTVVPYQDNYIAALQTAVWSAGSFVYVPEGVKVSMPLQAYFRINERNMGQFERTLIVGEPYSEVTYMEGCSAPVYSSQSLHSAIVEIIAQKGSLVKYTTLQNWSRDVLNLVTKRAHAYEDSTVSWVDFNGGSRLTRKYPSIYLLGPRAKADIISVAYAGAGQVQDTGGKAIHLARDTTSKIISRSVSKDGGHTAYRGLLHIAKGAKNVKSSVRCDALLIDERSTTATYPYMEIQEDDATVTHEASVGKVGEEQLFYLMARGISEGDALSMVVNGFLEPFAKELPMAYAVEFNRLMSLEMTNAVG; encoded by the coding sequence GTGCCCACCAAGGTAGACATCGTAACTGAAGATTACAAGGAGAAGTACGGTTTCAGCGACCCCATCGAGGAGTACGCGGTCAAGGGGGTCAAGGGGCTCAGCGAGAGGGTTGTCCAGGAGATAGTCCGCCTCCACGACGAGCCTGCCTGGATGGAGCAGACCAGGATGAAGGCACTCAAACACTTCCTTGACCGGAAGGCCCCCGCATGGGCGCCGGAGCTCGCCGACATCGACTACCAGGACTTCTACTACTACGCAAGGCCGACCAAGAAGGCTGCCGACTCCTGGGACCAGCTCCCGGCGTACATCAAGAACACCTACGACAAGCTGGGGATCGGAGAGGCGGAGAAGAAGTTCCTCGCGGGTGTGGGAGCCATCTACGAGAGCGAGGCCGTCTACCACAGCATCCAAGGAGAGCTTTCGAAGCAGGGGGTAGTATTCACCGACACCGTGACCGCCCTGAAGGAATATCCGGAAATCATGAAGAAGTACTTCGGCACCGTGGTCCCCTACCAGGACAACTACATCGCTGCCCTCCAGACTGCGGTGTGGAGCGCTGGAAGTTTCGTCTACGTCCCCGAAGGCGTCAAGGTCAGCATGCCTCTGCAGGCATACTTCAGGATAAACGAGCGGAACATGGGGCAGTTCGAACGGACCCTGATCGTCGGCGAGCCCTACAGCGAAGTCACCTACATGGAAGGGTGCAGCGCCCCGGTCTACTCGTCTCAATCTCTGCACTCGGCGATAGTCGAAATCATCGCCCAGAAGGGGTCGCTGGTGAAATACACGACGCTCCAGAACTGGTCGAGGGACGTCCTCAACCTCGTCACCAAGCGGGCCCACGCCTACGAAGACTCGACCGTCTCCTGGGTCGACTTCAACGGGGGCTCGAGGCTGACTAGGAAGTACCCGTCGATCTACCTGCTCGGACCGCGAGCCAAGGCCGACATCATCTCAGTGGCCTATGCAGGGGCCGGTCAGGTCCAGGACACAGGGGGCAAGGCCATCCATCTCGCCAGGGACACCACCTCCAAGATCATCTCGAGGTCAGTATCGAAGGACGGGGGGCACACGGCCTACAGGGGCCTCCTCCACATCGCGAAAGGGGCCAAGAACGTGAAATCGAGCGTGCGCTGCGACGCCCTGCTCATCGACGAGAGGAGCACGACAGCGACCTACCCGTACATGGAAATCCAGGAAGACGACGCGACAGTCACCCACGAGGCGAGCGTCGGAAAGGTCGGAGAGGAGCAGCTCTTCTACCTCATGGCCAGGGGAATCTCAGAGGGAGACGCCCTTAGCATGGTGGTAAATGGGTTCCTCGAACCGTTCGCCAAGGAGCTCCCAATGGCCTACGCCGTCGAGTTCAACCGCCTGATGTCCCTCGAAATGACGAACGCCGTAGGTTGA
- a CDS encoding Rieske 2Fe-2S domain-containing protein, whose product MGEFVPAMKSSDLAEGSMAGLDVMGVHVLLARIGGEVSAVSGICTHEETDLGRGFMLEDRVVCPLHLSQFSLKTGEVQNPPATVPLQRFNVKIEGETIFVEV is encoded by the coding sequence ATGGGAGAGTTCGTTCCCGCGATGAAGTCCTCCGACCTTGCCGAGGGCTCCATGGCCGGCCTGGACGTAATGGGGGTCCACGTCCTCCTCGCACGGATTGGGGGGGAAGTCTCGGCTGTGAGCGGCATCTGCACCCATGAAGAGACAGACCTTGGTCGGGGGTTCATGCTGGAGGACAGGGTCGTGTGCCCGCTGCACCTCTCTCAGTTCAGCCTGAAGACGGGCGAGGTCCAGAACCCGCCCGCGACCGTCCCCCTTCAGCGTTTCAATGTTAAAATAGAAGGCGAGACGATTTTCGTAGAGGTCTGA
- the sufD gene encoding Fe-S cluster assembly protein SufD has translation MSQTALGSFDADMVRTISDSLNEPRWLTDARLEAFAEFVKLPPEKNPLYTKYASISSFDLGQFRLSPEKTPVDFRSFFSGFLTGNESNILLQGNETQVHAELDEETSSKGVKLVSIHEALQTDEQLVRKLFESRLVKSAADKFAAFVNAFFNTGTFVHVPRDVVQVKPLRRMLLLDSPRTSIIDQTFVVAEEGSKLVFLEELYSKGPSGPSLTASNLEIRAGPGSHVDFSSIQLLDPQAVHVSNRAIETANDSRATVSALSLGASVSRSRMNFLLNGRGSLAEGFEIFFTDSKQRYDFETNLLHNSPDTTGSTQARGVLKGESQTIFKGMIKIVKAAKNSRSYLAHHAMILERSARSDAIPGLEIDNNEVKATHSASVAQIDDEQLFYLEARGLPPDEARKMVVLGFFEPVLSRVPIEQTREGARFMIEGKWQGEKRRLVDRETLLAATGETTPEAKQSEDIFERHYKYR, from the coding sequence ATGTCGCAGACAGCATTGGGCTCTTTCGACGCTGACATGGTCAGGACGATCTCGGACTCTCTGAATGAACCCCGATGGCTGACCGACGCAAGGCTCGAAGCCTTCGCGGAGTTCGTGAAGCTTCCCCCCGAGAAGAACCCGCTCTACACGAAGTACGCCAGCATCTCTAGCTTCGACCTCGGGCAGTTCCGGCTTTCACCGGAGAAGACCCCTGTCGACTTCCGAAGTTTCTTCAGCGGCTTCCTCACTGGGAACGAGAGCAACATCCTCCTCCAGGGCAACGAGACCCAGGTCCACGCAGAGCTGGACGAGGAGACCTCCTCGAAGGGTGTGAAGCTCGTCTCAATACACGAGGCCCTCCAGACCGACGAACAGCTCGTCCGGAAGCTCTTCGAAAGCAGGCTCGTGAAGTCCGCAGCCGACAAGTTCGCAGCCTTCGTCAACGCCTTCTTCAACACCGGGACCTTCGTCCACGTCCCCCGGGACGTCGTCCAGGTCAAGCCCCTACGAAGGATGCTGCTGCTCGACTCTCCCAGGACCAGCATCATCGACCAGACATTCGTGGTCGCGGAAGAGGGATCTAAGCTCGTCTTCCTCGAGGAGCTCTATTCGAAGGGACCCTCCGGCCCTTCCCTGACTGCGTCGAACCTGGAGATCCGCGCAGGGCCCGGCTCCCATGTCGACTTCTCTTCCATCCAGCTCCTGGACCCTCAGGCCGTCCATGTCTCCAACCGCGCCATCGAGACAGCCAACGACTCCCGGGCGACGGTGAGCGCCCTCTCCCTCGGGGCTTCCGTCTCCCGCTCGAGGATGAACTTCCTCCTCAACGGTAGGGGTTCCCTGGCCGAGGGGTTCGAGATCTTCTTCACCGACTCGAAGCAGAGGTACGACTTCGAGACCAACCTCCTCCACAACTCCCCTGACACCACCGGCTCGACCCAGGCCCGGGGTGTCCTCAAGGGCGAATCCCAGACCATTTTCAAGGGCATGATCAAGATCGTCAAAGCGGCGAAGAACTCACGCTCCTACCTCGCGCACCACGCGATGATCCTCGAAAGGAGTGCGAGGTCCGACGCCATACCCGGACTCGAGATAGACAACAACGAGGTGAAGGCTACTCACTCCGCCTCCGTCGCCCAGATAGACGACGAGCAGCTGTTCTACCTCGAGGCAAGGGGCCTCCCTCCCGACGAAGCTAGGAAGATGGTCGTCCTCGGCTTCTTCGAGCCTGTCCTGTCGCGGGTCCCAATCGAACAGACGCGCGAGGGGGCCAGGTTCATGATCGAAGGCAAGTGGCAGGGTGAGAAGAGAAGACTCGTCGACAGGGAGACCCTCCTCGCCGCGACCGGAGAAACGACCCCCGAGGCAAAGCAGTCAGAAGACATCTTCGAGCGCCACTACAAGTATCGATGA